A portion of the Lolium rigidum isolate FL_2022 chromosome 1, APGP_CSIRO_Lrig_0.1, whole genome shotgun sequence genome contains these proteins:
- the LOC124674004 gene encoding shikimate kinase 2, chloroplastic-like, which produces MAMEAAVAMQTRAVGVVGGGSRSGALGVGGDRRPRAGSLRIGGSAGGAALRARGAKPVAPLCCVKTSRGQQSLHNSVDEALLLKRKAEQVLFELNGRCIYLVGMMGSGKSTVGKILAEVLGYSYFDSDSLVEQAVGMPSVAQIFKVHSEAFFRDNESSVLRDLSSMQRLVVATGGGAVIRPVNWSYMKKGMSIMLDVPLDALAKRIAQVGTASRPLLDQPSADPYTAAFAKLSLLAEQRGDAYANADVRVSLEEIAAKQGHGDVSQLTPTDIAIEALQKIQNFVNEHSMASGPFEDL; this is translated from the exons ATGGCAATGGAGGCGGCCGTCGCGATGCAGACGCGGGCGGTCGGGGTCGTCGGAGGCGGGAGCCGGAGCGGGGCTCTCGGCGTCGGCGGGGATAGGCGGCCCCGGGCGGGGAGCCTGCGAATCGGAGGATCCGCTGGAGGGGCGGCGCTGCGGGCTCGCGGGGCCAAGCCCGTCGCCCCGCTCTGCTGCGTCAAGACATCCAGAG GTCAGCAGAGCTTGCATAACTCGGTTGACGAAGCCCTGTTGCTAAAG AGGAAAGCAGAACAGGTTCTGTTCGAATTGAACGGGCGCTGTATTTACCTAGTTG GAATGATGGGCTCCGGAAAGAGTACGGTGGGCAAGATATTAGCCGAAGTGCTGGGTTATTCATACTTTGACAGCGATAGTTTGGTCGAACAGGCAGTTGGCATGCCTTCTGTTGCTCAAATATTCAAGGTTCATAGTGAAGCATTCTTCAGAGATAATGAG AGCAGCGTCTTGAGAGATCTGTCCTCAATGCAGCGGTTAGTTGTTGCTACTGGAGGCGGTGCTGTTATTCGGCCAGTTAACTG gAGTTACATGAAGAAAGGTATGTCTATCATGTTGGATGTGCCTTTGGATGCACTTGCGAAGCGAATTGCACAAGTTGGGACTGCTTCTCGCCCCCTTCTAGATCAACCATCTGCTGATCCATACACAGCG GCTTTCGCGAAACTTAGCCTGCTCGCGGAGCAAAGAGGGGATGCTTATGCTAATGCCGATGTAAGGGTTTCACTAGAAG AGATTGCAGCTAAACAGGGTCATGGAGATGTCTCTCAGCTAACCCCAACTGATATCGCGATTGAG GCCCTACAGAAGATTCAGAATTTTGTCAATGAGCACTCCATGGCCAGTGGCCCATTTGAAGACTTATAA